DNA sequence from the Pseudomonas fluorescens Q2-87 genome:
GCGTGACCGGATCAAGAAAAAACTGGAAAAACTGCATCGCCAGAATGCTTGATGCCCTCCTTCAAAGGCTTGCTGCGGCAAGCCTTTTTCTTTTTGCGACTGCTTTGAAATTTGAGAGCTTCCCATGACTGAGCCACTGCGCATCGTCTTTGCCGGCACCCCTGAATTTGCCGCCGAACACCTCAAGGCCCTGTTGAGCAGCCCTCACGAGATCGTCGCGGTCTACACCCAGCCGGATCGTCCGGCGGGCCGCGGACAAAAGCTGATGCCCAGCCCGGTCAAGCAGTTGGCCCTGGAAAACGGCATCCCGGTGTTACAACCGCCGACCCTGCGTGATGCGCAGGCCCAGGCCGAACTGGCCGCACTGCAGCCGGACTTGATGGTGGTGGTCGCCTACGGCCTGATCCTGCCCCAAGTGGTGCTGGATATTCCGCGCCTGGGTTGCATCAACAGCCACGCTTCGCTGCTGCCACGTTGGCGCGGTGCGGCGCCGATCCAGCGCGCCGTGGAAGCGGGCGACGCCGAGAGCGGCGTGACCGTGATGCGCATGGAGGCCGGCCTGGACACCGGGCCGATGCTGCTCAAAGTCAGCACTCCGATCAGCGCCGACGATACCGGTGGCAGCCTGCACGACCGCCTCGCGCTCATCGGCCCGCCGGCGGTGGTCGAGGCCATCGCAGGCTTAGCGGCCGGCACCCTGGAAGGCGAAGTGCAGGATGACAGCCTCGCCACTTATGCTCACAAATTGAACAAGGACGAGGCCCGCATCGACTGGAGCCGTCCGGCTGTCGAGCTGGAGCGCCTGGTACGCGCTTTCAATCCTTGGCCGATCTGCCACAGCACCTTGAACGGTGAAGCCCTTAAAGTGCTGGCGGCCAGCCGCGCCGAAGGGCTGGGCGCACCGGGCCAGATCCTCGCTGCCAGCAAGGACGGTCTCGTGGTCGCCTGCGGTGAACAGGCGCTGTGCCTGACACGTCTGCAATTGCCCGGCGGCAAGGCGCTGAACTTCAGCGACTTGTTCAACAGTCGTCGCGAGCAATTTGCCGTTGGCAGTCATCTGGGCCAAGTGGCGGACGCCTCATGAATCCGCGCCTGGCCGCCGCCAAGGCACTTGCCGCCGTTCTCAGCGGCAAAGCCTCCCTCAACAGTTCCCTGCCGACTCAACTGGACAAAGTAGAAGACCGTGACCGCGGTTTCACCCAGGACTTGGCGTTCGGCACCGCCCGTTGGCAGCCGCGGCTATCGGCCCTGGCGGCCAAGCTGTTGCAGAAGCCGTTCAAGGCCGCCGACGCGGATGTCGAAGCGTTGCTGCTGGTGGGCCTTTATCAGTTGCTTTACACCCGCGTACCCGCCCACGCCGCCATCGGCGAAACCGTAGGCTGCGCCGACAAACTGAAGAAGCCCTGGGCCAAGGCCCTGATCAATGCCGTGTTGCGCCGCGCCCAACGGGAAAGCGAAGGCCTGTTGGCGGAGCTTGAGCATGATCCGGTGGTGCGCACCGCCCACCCGCGCTGGTTGCAGAAAGCCTTGAAGGCCTTCTGGCCCGAGCAATGGGAAGCCATTTGCGCCGCCAACAACGCCCATCCGCCGATGATCTTGCGGGTCAACCGGCGTCACCATACGCGCGATGCCTACCTGGCCTTGCTGGGCGAGGCCGGCATCCCGGCCCGGCCGTGCGAGTTCAGCCGCGACGGCATTCTGTTGGAGACTCCGGGTGATGTACGCGCCCTGCCAGGTTTCGTCGACGGTTGGATCAGCGTCCAGGACGAAGCCGCGCAACTGGCCGCCGACCTGCTGGAACTGGCCCCCGGCCAACGGGTGCTGGACGCCTGCTGCGCGCCGGGAGGCAAGACCTGCCACATCCTCGAGGCCGAGCCGAAACTGGCCGGCGTGGTGGCGGTGGACCTGGAAGCCAAGCGCCTGGTGCGCGTGAAGGAAAACCTCACGCGCCTGGGCCTGGACGCCGAGCTGTTCGCCGCCGACGGTCGCGACACGGCAACTTGGTGGGACGGCAAGCCGTTCCAACGCATCCTGTTGGATGCACCATGCTCGGCCACTGGCGTGATCCGCCGGCATCCGGACATCAAACTCACCCGCCAGCCGGACGACATCGCTGCCTTGGCCGTGCTGCAGGGCGAACTGCTCGATGCCCTGTGGCCGACCCTCGACGTGGGCGGCATGCTGCTCTATGCCACCTGCTCGACATTGCCCACCGAGAACACCGAGGTGATCGAAGCCTTCCTTGCCCGCACCCCGGGTGCCCGCGAGCTGGACATCGCCAGCCAGGCCGGCCTCAAGCAGCCCC
Encoded proteins:
- the fmt gene encoding methionyl-tRNA formyltransferase; translation: MTEPLRIVFAGTPEFAAEHLKALLSSPHEIVAVYTQPDRPAGRGQKLMPSPVKQLALENGIPVLQPPTLRDAQAQAELAALQPDLMVVVAYGLILPQVVLDIPRLGCINSHASLLPRWRGAAPIQRAVEAGDAESGVTVMRMEAGLDTGPMLLKVSTPISADDTGGSLHDRLALIGPPAVVEAIAGLAAGTLEGEVQDDSLATYAHKLNKDEARIDWSRPAVELERLVRAFNPWPICHSTLNGEALKVLAASRAEGLGAPGQILAASKDGLVVACGEQALCLTRLQLPGGKALNFSDLFNSRREQFAVGSHLGQVADAS
- the rsmB gene encoding 16S rRNA (cytosine(967)-C(5))-methyltransferase RsmB yields the protein MNPRLAAAKALAAVLSGKASLNSSLPTQLDKVEDRDRGFTQDLAFGTARWQPRLSALAAKLLQKPFKAADADVEALLLVGLYQLLYTRVPAHAAIGETVGCADKLKKPWAKALINAVLRRAQRESEGLLAELEHDPVVRTAHPRWLQKALKAFWPEQWEAICAANNAHPPMILRVNRRHHTRDAYLALLGEAGIPARPCEFSRDGILLETPGDVRALPGFVDGWISVQDEAAQLAADLLELAPGQRVLDACCAPGGKTCHILEAEPKLAGVVAVDLEAKRLVRVKENLTRLGLDAELFAADGRDTATWWDGKPFQRILLDAPCSATGVIRRHPDIKLTRQPDDIAALAVLQGELLDALWPTLDVGGMLLYATCSTLPTENTEVIEAFLARTPGARELDIASQAGLKQPHGRQLLAQEGGHDGFYYAKLIKIAAARG